The following is a genomic window from Fusarium verticillioides 7600 chromosome 5, whole genome shotgun sequence.
TACTGACAAGAGAAACACGATTGGCATCTATATCAAGGAAGTCTACAAACACTGAGCTGAGCTAGGCGTTCGCGGGCCGTGAGATGAGCTTTTATAGCTTTAAGATATAACTATAAAAAAGACAAGCTGCAGGTACGGGATTGAAGGTCTAGCTAGCTAGATATGTAATGTAATATTGATTGATATATCTAGATAACAAGACGACTAAGAGAATTCATTAGAACTAGTGAGATAGAAGGAATAGCAAAAATAAACTCCGgtacagggaatcgaaccctgggctccgcgGTACTGATCTCTCAGGTTATGAGAGCGCGAAATGTTAGCCACTACACCATACCGGATTGATACGAGGCTTCGTTGAGAAAACGCAACACTACGGGTTGCCAAATCGATTTAGCCACACAATGTGCCAACCTTCAACGATCAGTTCTATTCGATGCTCAATACTGTTTTGGGGACAAGGCCATGCATACTGTAACTTCTGACTCTGGCTCGATTGCTGACTGGGCCTAGATACACAAGTCCAATATCTATCTGTCAGTCATTCAAGTGTGTTACAGCGGACATGAATTCAATGCTTGCCTGATCTTACCTGGCTCAAGGACACTAGGAACCCTTTCATTTCTCCTGCCCTTCAGTATTGAAATTGTATAGCTGGACCTGGGAGCTTTCGTCACAGGACAGTCTTTTTGAAAACCATGACAGTTCAGGGGCATGTGACATGACTTGTCACAATAAGTTCAGTCCGATGATGCTTGCACCGAGATAGGAGCCTCATGATGTTGTCAAAAGCATGAGAGAAGCCATCAAAATTGAGGACATTCAAGGGACCTTTATAGTCCTCGAAAACCTACCCATAAACGCGGCCAACGGGTGGAATAGGAACACTGCTTCAGGGACAACATTCGGGGGCATAGGACTGCCGCGAAGAACAATTTAAGCAGATTGAATGGGATTTAAGATATGCTTTTGAGTTTCTTTGTTTTTTGGGTCCGCATGGATGAATCTTTTGATAGTTGGGATATACCACTATCCTTCCCACCACCATAGCCTCAAACCGGCCGTCAGCCGGAGAGAACACACACACAAGAGGCTCGGAACGCTTGTCAGAGGTCTGTCTCCTTCAGTGAATGCACTGAAAGTCGGAAAGGGCGTCAAAATCTGCAAGAGAGGCCAGGATGACTTCTTTGGTATGTCCTACGGAAATGCATGACTCGCTGCATATTATACAGTGATGATCCTACGACTGGCTTAACCCTGTCCGAGTCATTGTATTTCATGTCGAGCTGATGTAAAATTCGAGTTGGCTCTGCCCCGTAACCCTTGGCCGAGAAGTTCGGATTCCTACTTTTTGGGATAGATGAGCTAGCACCACAACCCGATCTCGGCCTGTCTTACTCATTTCACTGGGACTGAGTTATTGATGAAAACTCCCCAGGGCATTCTGTTTAACAAACGGTGCCAGCATCAATTTTACTTGCGTCCTCCACCATGAGATTACTTTTGACAACCTGGAATGACCTGAGTTGTAACTTTGTGCTGCCCAAGGTTATCTTGAACACATCCCATGTTATCGCCTGGATATCTCACTGAAATGCTTTCTGTCTATGGAGGCAGCCTTCTTTCTAATTCAGTAAGCCATGACCAGGATATTATAAAATATCTTCCCGAGTTTCAAGAACCATTGGAAATTGACCAGCAAAGTAATTCAGGGGTAAGTGAAGACCTACACTCCACAAAGACTACCTTAGCTGGAAAACAACAGAATTGAGGATACTTGTATCTGATACCGCCACAGCCTACGCGGGTTACGTCAAGTTTGGAACAAGTTCTTGGAGTCCTTCCCCTTGCGGTGCCGTGGCACTGTCAGCGACTGTCAACAACTACCAGTTGCATCACTTACCCTTAGGGCAAACGAACCCCTGTTTCGTATGCACAGAATTGAAAAAACTGTGCCTCTATTGCTATAAAgcctttcctcttcaacttttccttcctcctctcttcttttcctaagcagcagcagcagcaccaccaccaccaccaccacaacctcGTTAGTACATTGTTTCCATACGCATACCCCAGACTTATTGAGGACAACATAACTCTGACATATCTAAATAACAGTGGCAGCTACTACTCTGCCCCGTGATGTTGGGGGTCGCTCAAGAAGGGAGAATGAGTTCTATGGTCAATCCCTAAGCCAGCCAGAGTCACCTCTGGTAATTGCCACTCACTTGTGAGTAAAAGACAGGGCCTAAGAGACTCGTCCCCTCCGGCGCGCAACAAGCGCACCGCATGTCGTGCTGGCATCGACTGCGGAGTTTTACTTTTCAATGTCTCTTCTAATGAGACACACCCTGCCCAAACAAGAAACTTGTAAGTACACCAAACAAATGATGAATACATACAAAGTGCTAATATCTCAGGATTTGATCTGAATAGattcaagaagatgtcgattCTTCCGATCTCTATCCCGCGACAAAAAACACTATGTTCCCCTCGTACCATCATTGTCATCTCTATATCCAATATCAAAACCAACATCGAAAGATATTCCCAGTTCAATTTTGCACTTCGAGATTATCACACAAATAATTCGTTCCTTTACATGGAAATTCTGTTCTCGTTTTGtttccaagatcaacagccaAGTATATCTTTCACAAATTCCCCTCACCAAACCCAGCTCGGACCTACATCTACAGTAGTCTGAGGATAAACTTCATAGCATGATAGCTGCTGGTTGGTTGGCTCAAAAAGCAACATGAGCCAGAGACTCGCCCTAATTGTCTCTGGTATACCTCGAGCAATAATAAACTTTGGACCAGGTTTGAGGACTGCGTTCGGACGAAACGCACTTAACTGTACCTTCGTCCATCACCACGTTGCCCCCGATCTTTTCGGTTTAGTGTTTGGGTCTTATCCTTCTCTCCCGCCTTCTATGACCATTATGGACTGGCAACAGCTATCGTATGGATCATCGAATACCACCACTGTTTTCATGGCTTTACGTCTTCTCGACCTCTCCCGACGCCTTTCCGCCCCTTCACAAACCCATCTCTGGCATCATTTGTATGGAATGGACCCAGGTTCTTTACAACCCGAGACTCGCCATCGCTTTCATCGAGTTTTGTTTTGTGGTAAGATAAACCGTAATCTGGGTGAGATTGATGCAGAGGCATGTGCTCAACAACCGGTATGGCTGGCGCTAGATCACCATGAAGGGCATACTGAACAACAACGTTGCCTAGAGGCACGATGACTTTCTTGTTCAAGATATCGATTTCCAGATCATCCGGTTTACTTCGCCGTCCATCAAATTCTCAGTCTCCTCCGCGCGCGCAAGCTCATGCTTTTCGCAAGTATTTCCATTCAACTCCTGTGCCATCGACTTACACAAGACATCGTTGGGCTAAGGTGCTCATGGCAACCAACCCCCTGCTGAGCCATCCTGGTCAAATGTCCGTGAGACAAGAGACTGGATTGTTTTGAAAGCTATGCCCTCACACTAGGTTGCCTTCTGTCGAGCGGAACTACGTTCGTTGGCACCCTGCCTTTTCGCTTTAGGTGGACTTGATGCAACTTAGAGTTCCTGACCACAACAATACCGACAGACCATGTCAAGTCCAGTTAAGGAGATCAGACTCAGCGCCGGAATGATTGAACAGCACTGCTCTACCGAGAACTCAAACACATCCATCTCTTTGGCTTGCATCCAATGGTATCCAAGACCTAGACgtgcttggctttggcatATAGTCTCACGGTTGCACGTTCCTTAACAGTATCTGGACCTGACGTCCATTTCCTCCGCCAGCAAGACACATACCAGCAGTCTTCTTCAGTCAAGTCTCACTCTTCCTTTAAGTCGCTGACTGTGTTATCACATTTCAGGCCAACACCCTCAAGGGCTCGGAGTACGCAACTCAGCTGGCCATGACGGAACAGATATTATATCTGAACTACCATGCTCAGAATACGGGTTGTTGGAAGACCAAGTCAACCACCGCAAGCTCGACTATGCAACAGCTGGCGATGGAGACCTCCATCTAACGGAgaagtcttggtgaagtgttctgcttgtccttggctgTACCTTCGAACTTCACCAATTGCCCATCATTTGTAAGTCATCGCCGTGACAACCTTATCTTGCTTTCGCATATATAATGTGGTTCCCGTCAGTGACTTCAGCTCCAGCCTGGTGGTCTATTTCGTCTCAAGTCCAACTTTACTCTCGTCCTTGCGGCATCGACAACTCCGAGTTGCTGCAGACCGATCCTGGCTTGACACATTCGACTCTTTCCGGTTGTCGACGACAACTGATATCGATCGGGCATTCTTTGCTGGGACATCGAGATTCTATACATGATGGGAGGGCATGACAGAAAGTTGAACTCGTGTCTGACCAATTGATACTTCATGAAGCACACTCCAACGTCAAGTGATACATCAGATTCAACTTCAAGCACGCCTAGACCCGGATAGACGCGTAGACGGCCACAGCTGTCAGTCATATCTCACGATGGAGTAGAGAGGGTAAGTGCCGTTGGCGCTGACAAGCTCATTGAAGTTGGAGACAATCAGGCGTTGGCAGGTATAAAAAGACGCGAGTCTATTGATCTGATTGAtttggaagaggagggcTGCTATTTAGTACAGATGCTTCGTCAAACGATAGATATATGGGGACTAAACAGGTGTTCCAGATTACACAGACTGTAATCAAATCGAAGGCTTGCCCTGACGTTGTTACTCCTCATGCATGTTGCAGTGCCTCTATTGTTGATCACTTTTTCGGACCGAGTAAGAAGACAAAACCCATTTACCAGCAGATGCTTGAACTTTGATGCAAATAGAATGTGATCGAATCACAGAAAAGAGACCTCCTGGGCCCTTTCACGCTCTTCTGTGTCACCTCTAGACTCTACTGTATTTTGTTTAATTCGGGGCAGTTTTCATGAGGAGCCGGTGATGTACGATGACAGTATGGACATCAAGAgctgtcatcatggagaagttCACGATGCCTGTCGCCAAGTACGGTTTAATGTGGGTGATGCTGACTCTCTAGTCTTTTTGAATTTTCTAGACACAAGATCTTCATGAAGTACACCTCTGATACGCCCCTAACCATGGAGATGATGGTTGAACTCCCCAACCGTCTGTGTTGAACGCGCCTAAATCTCAGTATGCAACGCCGATATGCACCAATTTTCCCTTCATCTTAGTCTATCGTCTTTTCGTGAAGAATTGTCTAGGCATCGCtggccttttctttctccttttcatCTCCAAAttcatcaccaaactccTCTACAATCCAGAGACAAAACTTCTCCCACTCGATCTGCCACTCTTGcattctcttggccttgacattcGTCCCAAGACTAGCCTGTTTGATGTCGTTGATCCAGTCAGCCTGGCTCTGGTCCTCAAAAGCGGCCCATCTAACGCTATTCTCCGCGAGACTGCCAAGGCCTGCGAGACCAAGGTTCTTCCACCCCTGGAGAGCCTGCCAGAAGTCGTGTGACATGCCGGCTGTGTCTTGCCCGAGCATAGCGGGATCATCGTTACACAGACTGCAAGCAACACCACGAGCCAAAAGGGCGGGCAGGGGATGGGCTGTTACGGAGCCACAGAGGCGGAGGACCTCGTTCGAGATGGGGCACGACTCAATGAGAATACGTTTATCCTTGACCATATCGATCAGCAGGGGGTGTTTGAAGAGACTGAAGCCGTGGCCGATGCGTCGGGTGCCAAGTAAGATCGCATCAAACACATTGTTATCAGTGTCAGTGCCATCCCCAAGTGTCTCTCCtgcatggaagaagaacggGAGGTTGACGCCTTCCATGGAGCACTGCTTGCGGAACCAGAAAAGCTCAGGGAGCAGATCAGAAAGGGGTCGGCCCAGATCTTCGGGACCAACCAAATCATAACCAGCAATGAGGTCAGGGAAAGCAATCTTGGTAGCGATGCAGCAGTCCATGTTCTCTACGATCAGGCGGGTCGGCCAGCTTCTCAGAGAAGTCCAAATAGTGGTGAGACCCCAGAAACCCTTGCCCTCCGGCGATTTCTTGAAGTTATCGATCTCTTCGCGCAGAACCTCAAACATGTGAATGTAGTctttctcaggctcctctTTCTTATCACGGCAATAGTTAAGTGGCCAAGTGAATCTATGGCTGTTAGAAGAAGATCAGAAACTTTTGACTTACGGCTTACCGAAGTTCAGCCCAGTTGACACCGTCAtccttgaggttcttcatGAGTTCGCGGAGGAAGATCCGGAACATGGGTTCATAGTGAATGATGGTGGCGCAAACGAGAAAACACTTTCCAAACTTGACCCAAATGGCATCGACTCCATGGTGTTGCTCATGGCTGTCTGTGACGGAAAGAGTGCATCGGCCCTTCAGCCACTTGAGAAAGCCAGGTCGTCCACCATGGGGAAACTCATCTGCAGCCTTGGGAAGTGGCACAAAGGCATTAGGCTTGTAGCTCTCTTCCCAGATAGATCCATCAGTGCCCGACTTGGTTCTGTATCGGAAGCTAGGGACTGCATCCTCTCGCGATTCTTCAGTGTTGAGAGGTCGGTCGCTGCACATGTGCATTCCTGGCATTTTCAGAAGCTCGTCAAAGAGAAAGTCAAAGTTGACCATGGCATCCATGTGAGCGTGAAGCAGCGCTCCCTTTGGCATGCGTCGAACAATCTTCCAGAGGTTCGTCTTCTCCATGCGATCTTTGGCCAGCATGAACATCATTCCGGGGAAAATGCACTCGTTTCCTGCTTGGGCTAGCTCTTCCTCGACTTGAGGGGTCCAGATGGAGTCATTCTCCTGGTCACGGATGCGGTCGACAATGTCACTCGCGCGCTTGGCAATAGGTGAAAGAGAGGCTCTGAAGGAGGCATCTGCGCGAGACTTTTGTTCTTGACTCATGAGGTTTGCTCGGCCTGTGAGATATTGCTGAAGGAAAGGGTCCGAGAGTGAGGGGATGTCTTGAGAGACTTCCTCCCACTCTTCAGTGGACATGGTATGCTCGTCCGCCATGATTATGATCCCTTGATCGATTGGAGGAAGCAGTTGCTCTCAAGTGTTTGGTGGAGGTTTATGGATAGGTTAGAGCTAGAAGTCGTCCGCGGACGGTGAAACGGTAGGATACTGTAGGTGGATTAGGCAGGTCGGGGAAGCGTGCTAAGCAGAAGATCGCTGAAGTCAGATGAGCTGCTTATGAGAACGAAGGATCAAAACGAGAACACGTCAGATGTGGCGAGACAAgatttgatgaagaatatgACACATCAGTGTTGAAAGGCACTCTACTAGAGGTGAAGTGAAGCGTTTGAATGTAGAGGTGAGGACGTGACGTAGAGGCACAAACGGTTACGCTTTGAGTTGAGCGTAACAAACGGTGTATCACTCCAAGGCCTTCGGCGATAACCGACATCTTGATTCACGTGACTGTGCAGTCGTTGCACCCGCAACGTGATTCACCGTATCACAGCCTCTGATTGGCTGAGCTAGTCTCACAGCTCCCAGTAGGTAGACGCACCTTATCACCTCCAGGGTCCATGCATCGTCACACTTGAGTCCCTGCAACCAATCCTCTCCTCAAGATGTTCTCCCCGGTAGTCTGTGGCTGGACGCATGAAATGAAGCTATCCCCGCTTTCTCTCCTGCGGTGAAGAAGGATATCCCTGGCCTGTCACCCACCTTGTGCCTTGCATCTCGGAGCATGAACGGCATAGCACCAACAATCACGTCGAAATGTCACTCTGCTAATTACTTCGCGGCTGTTCCTGGCAGGCCATTCGCTCCTGAGAATGGCCCTAGTTTTGTTCGTCCTATAGCGCGAAACCCCGAGACTCCCAATGGAAATCGTCACGTCCATCACTTGGAATCACCTGCACGGGACATCACAGCTCTAGAGACCGACTTTTCACGATAAATGTGACTTTCTGCTGACCATCGTGAGCCAAGTGGCTTCCTTTCTGACTCAATCCTTCGACCAACGTGCATTCTCACATTCGGTTGGATGCCTTTGAATGGATTTATTTCTGCTGATCCTTCATGAAGCCGAGCCCGATGGGTAATGGATAATGAGGTCTCCAGAATTATAAAAAGTGAGGGAATTCCTGTGATGTCTACGATGTTTGAGTTCTCTATCACTATCTTTAACAATTGAGCTGGACTCAGGAGTATTACAAGTTCATTCTATTTTTAATCTACCTGCtcacatcatccatcatacgctcttcaagatgaagccattcTCTCTGGTCACTCTCTTGTGCACCATGGCCACAGCTGCAGTTATCCCTCGTGATACTGTCTTCGATGGCCATTGCTGCTTCACGTTACAAGATGTGGCAACTAGTGCTACAGTTCAACAAAACAGCGACGGCAACTTGCTGCTTAATGCCGGCAAAACCAACGGCTTCTACTGTATCGATCTGTCCAATTCTCAAGACATTCTTCGAGACAACGCCTTCAACGCTTGCTTTCTAAGCCCAAGCGGTGCTCTCAAATGCGTCGATCCAACGCCTGGTTTCCAATCATGGACGTTACAAAAGAGTGGCAGCAATACGCTTCTTGAGCACGATGGAGGAAGCACGTTCAACTCCTGCTCAAAAACTTCTACGAGTGCAAAAGGCACTGTTCTATATGGAGACAAACACACGGATGCCACGACGTGTAAGAAGGTTACACTGAAGGCGAAGAATTTCAAGGGCACATGCAAGAATCTCTAGGGTTGATGGGGGACATGCATACAATATTTGATACCCATTCTTTACACTTAGTTCAACTTTCTTAGTTTCTCTTGAGCTTTCATTTTATAAGTGATAAAAACAGTGCTGGCCCCATATTTGCAAGGATGAGTGAGATGATACGGCCATAGATTAATATCAATGGTGCTGTCAAAGCTTGGCAAAGATCTCGTTTCTGGGGCCTCCATACACAACTGCGAAGTCCTTCGCAAGCTGTTCTCGAGCTGAAACCTTTTCTCGCTTCGTAGTGACATTCTTCCCTTCCAAGAATCGATGGAAAATATCCAGCGACACTTGATCACCGTCACTACCAGCGtcaacaaagagaagaacagacACTAGTAAATCTGCCACAGCCCAGAGAACTTCCCTGGCATCTCCCATCAAGTCTGCCAACGATTCTCGTTCAATACGCTGCCTCAGGCTCTTCCAAGCGGCCAAATTGTTCAAGCCTTCAGGCCAAGACACCTTTCCTTGAAATGCCATACCCTTCTTAATAGAGTCTTCGAGGGCGTTCAGAGTGTCCTGGCCAGCCTTTGGATGTTTGATAGCCCTCAAGAAATCGGTGCTCAAAACATCTGTTGTGCCCTCCCAGATAGGCAGCACAGCGCAATCGCGATGGAGGCGAGCGATATTGAGGTACTCTTGTTCCTCATTGGCAAGGTACCCAACACCACCGAGCGCCTCCATACAGGAGAAAAGTAGCTGTACCGATGCTTTGCAAACGTAAGCTTTTGTGAGCTGAGTAAGGACCCGAATCAATGGCGCAGCGTGTTGTGCAGAAGGTGTCAGCGCCTCTAGCGCAGGTGAGAGATTTGCGTCTGACGCTATGCCATGCTCCGAAACGCCAAGGACATATGATGTAAAGATGGTAAGAAGCATAAGGCCACGATACTCGAAAGATATCTTTGAAAGGGTTCTCATGTGTAATGAACTCTCTGTCAGCTTCATTCGAGTCCCCTttccaccaccaacctcTCGAACTTGAGCATATGCTCTTGCGATGGCAAGCCCTCTTCCCAAATAACCCACAGCAGCAACTGAAGAGTGAACTCGagtcaaggtcaagattgTTGCGATTTCTTGGATGcctcggccttcttgccCTATAAGCCATGCTCGCATGTCCTGGAGAACTAGTTCAGCTGTTGGGAGACTCTGTGTGCCTGATTTGTTTTTCAAGCGTTGGATCCGAACTCCATTAAGTTGCTCCCCGTTGCTTTTCCGAAGTCCGGTGGCTGTGGTAGCACTCGCATCGTGTTTATACATGGGAGCCATAAAGGCTGACAGTCCGCCTTTAGATGTTCGAGCAAGGAGGACAGTCATTCTCG
Proteins encoded in this region:
- a CDS encoding adenosine deaminase, with the translated sequence MADEHTMSTEEWEEVSQDIPSLSDPFLQQYLTGRANLMSQEQKSRADASFRASLSPIAKRASDIVDRIRDQENDSIWTPQVEEELAQAGNECIFPGMMFMLAKDRMEKTNLWKIVRRMPKGALLHAHMDAMVNFDFLFDELLKMPGMHMCSDRPLNTEESREDAVPSFRYRTKSGTDGSIWEESYKPNAFVPLPKAADEFPHGGRPGFLKWLKGRCTLSVTDSHEQHHGVDAIWVKFGKCFLVCATIIHYEPMFRIFLRELMKNLKDDGVNWAELRFTWPLNYCRDKKEEPEKDYIHMFEVLREEIDNFKKSPEGKGFWGLTTIWTSLRSWPTRLIVENMDCCIATKIAFPDLIAGYDLVGPEDLGRPLSDLLPELFWFRKQCSMEGVNLPFFFHAGETLGDGTDTDNNVFDAILLGTRRIGHGFSLFKHPLLIDMVKDKRILIESCPISNEVLRLCGSVTAHPLPALLARGVACSLCNDDPAMLGQDTAGMSHDFWQALQGWKNLGLAGLGSLAENSVRWAAFEDQSQADWINDIKQASLGTNVKAKRMQEWQIEWEKFCLWIVEEFGDEFGDEKEKEKASDA